attatgtgtaaataatatgttttcctggctttatggtttttccgcatgatttatgaattgtcatatgtattatAAACTAAaatgaacctgtcctggtgggggtAGAGTTAAAATATTTTGCAAGAAGCAAGAGTCGGGTCTCAGTTCAGGTTCAAGATTCGTAGAGATCTCCAGGGGCCTTATATGTCCAAGGTTGGAATACAGATTCGTCAAATGTAATTAAGTTTTCTAGAGATTATTATTGGGCTGTATAATTTCTTCATAAAGCTTTTGGTTTATAATTTGTGGATTACATATCCGTGTTAGAGTTGTAGTTTAGTCAAGTTGTTTGGTTTAAGTTTAAGTGAGATTAGAAGTAGCTCATTAAGTGTGGGCTGTCACAGTGACACCCTGGTGTTGTCTTGGGAAATGTTATATGTTGGAATGTTGTAATTGAAGCAGGTGAAAGAAGATCTGACGTAATATCCTAAGCaatattttaggttgtccatatttaggggaaatgctgccgaaatttttaatatttaattaagtttaagaGTTTTAATTAGTGTCTTTGAGATAGGCTAAGCCTATGATTAAATCATTGAAGTCGTTTGAAGAGTTAAAGTTTGTTTAGCAGGTGTTAATTGTAACTTGCAAGCAGCTCGTTAAGGGCGGGCTGTTacagagaaaaataaaaaatagataaataaagacccggtaaaagataataagacaTAAAGGTAAATAAAACTctgtaaaagataataagagaaaaataaaaatagataaattaaaatccggtaaaagataataagagaaattttttgaagttttttaaaagataaataaaactcggtaaaagataatagagataaataaaaagagataaataaagacccggtaaaagataataagagataaattttgaatttttttaatagataaataaagagcCATTAAAACTAGCATACTCATGGATTATAAAACAATCATTGTTCTAACTAttgtttaaaattgaaaaaaactctcataaaaaaatgaatttaatcCGTGCGTCAAACGGCTTTAAATCTAGTATACTCTATAATACGGAATATTCCATAGCTCGTATTAAAATTCATCTTGGTTAACTGTTAATTCATACTAAACTATGCGATATCCTAGATGGGATATGTCTTTTACAATAATTTATAACCctgaaaataattagtttaaaatttgATAATAAGCTAAATACGGAGTACACaattaactactccctccgtcccttaatactcgcaccgctttccttttcgggccgtcccttaatacttgtatcgcttctataaatggaaatttataccaatattatatcatttctcacacttactaacttcacctacacccctattccctacaaaaaaatcatttaaaaattcacacccccactcaccactccccacctcttacacatttctactaactatattaaaaaaaataccccactatcaacaaaccctattaaattaataagtcaattcaaatatcttaaactccgcaccggtcaaactagtgcgagtattaagggacggaggagtATATATTGATCGGCGCATGATTTTAGTAGTGCATTTCTATATTAGAAAATGGATGGAAtgcttaattattatttttatacatACGTAGAATATTTTAGTAATGCTTTTCTATTCCCTATATTAGAAAATGATAAAATGCTTATTTATAATGGCCAAGTCATTTTCCAGAGCTTGAACCCAAAAGAAGAGGGACGAAaattgtcaaatattgtgtaatctcgtatcattctcattaataacacacgtatatatatagtacaactcattacctaaaccctaaattacatattaggtaacataccatatgtaggactcatattaggtaacataccatatttatgactctacagaatattcacaatataatatctcctatattctatcttaacaaaaatattgttttcCAAAGAGATACTACGTATATCGGTATATGGTAGATGAAAAAAGTCATGTTGTAATGATATACTTCTGATTAGGGGAAAAAACCACTCATAATTCCGAGGTCCTACTTAGTACTTATGTCCACATcttatgaaaaaaaaaagaaaaaaaaaagaagaagcaaACTCGTATCAATGACCACGTTATTAATACACTGACCACTAATTTGCAAAGCTgtaataaattataatattaataataaatttattcaactacTCCTATGatataatactccctctgtttctttttgttcttcccatttgaGGTTTGGggtaaaaattaagaaaattgaatcttgtaatgatttggtgtaagagtaatgattgagtgtaagaTAAAGTAATAAAGTAATGaaagaaagtaataaagaaatgaaggagaaagaagatatttttaatgaagtaataaaaaatcataaaagtggggttgggtgggtgaatgggaaaatatgaatgaattaaataagggatggtgaggaaatttatggtaaaaagtcatgtccaaaaatagaaacgggaATAACATGTAGGAACGCCCGAAATAGAAACGGGAAGAacatttaggaatggagggagtattatgtTAATATTGTAGAGTCTTAtatatgttatttttacctaAATATGTATCCTATAGGGTTTAGGTAACGTAACTAcgatgtactatatatacgatTGAGATTAATGAGAATATAGAGGGCTTAAGCATTATTTTTCATGGTATCATGTAGGGGTGAAAGTTTAATAGGAAAAAACTGAAAACGGAACCAAACCGAACCGAATAAGAAATTCGGTTCGGTTTGGACtgagatttttttaaaaaaaaattggttttatGGTTTGGATTGGACTGAAAAGTCTGAAAACGAATAAACCAAACTAAAACCGAATAAGAAGGTACAGAAGCTTAGGCCTAATTCTTATGGCTTAAACAGATAGAAAAGTATAACAAGGGCCCAAAAATTGGCTAAAAATAGGTATAATATAGGCCCAAAAACAGGCCGAAATGAAAGGCCCATGAAAATTCGGTATTATGGTTTGGATTGAACTGAAAATATAAAATCCAGTTTGATTTGGTTTGGATTCGGTTTCAAAAAATGAAAACCGAATTAGTTCGATTTGGATTCGGTTTGGGCCTTAATCCAAACCGAAAACCGAACTTTCACCCCTAGTATCATGAGCCTCGGTTAAAACCCTATTTTTTTTCCGCAACGAATGAGCAGAATACGTGAGCCACATTCACAAATTCTGGAGTTTGAGAGAAGCAGACACTTAGATTGTTTGCTAGAGAAACGTGAGTACTGCTTTGTAATTGTTAGAGTCTgagattttctttttttctctccACATTGACATGGTCGGAGATGAGGAGCAGAAGGTTGAACAAACGGTTGATCTTGATTACTATCTTGGATCGAGTGATGGTCCCGGGGTTGTGAGTACGCCGGTGAAGTTGAGAGGTGCATCAAATTATGATGAATGGACGTACTAATGCGGTGAGACGATCGATGatctccaaattcaaaattgtcTTCCTTGATGGTAAGATTGTTGAACCTACCACATACCCTCACAAGATAAAACTCTGGATAACTGTCAACTCTCTGCTAGTATCTTGGATGACTAATATAGTTGAGGAAAATCTAAGGTCTACACTTGAGGACTATGATATTGCAAGTGATTTGTGGTTATACTTGCGCACGAGATTTAGTATGGTGAGTGGTACACACATCTTCCATCTAAAGACTTCCCAAAGTGAGTGCAAACAGGCATCGTCGGAAACAGTAACAGAATACTACGGCAGGTTGTCCAAGATTTGGAAGGAACTAGTGCAATATGTTAGGTTCCCTAAGTGTTCATACGGTGGCTGCAAATGTAACATTGCACAACATGTAGCTAATATTCGTGTCGAATATCACTTACATTACTTTCTGATTGGTCTTGAGAACCATTACGAGGCCATATGTGCACAACAGTTGTCCTTAACACCTCTTCCGTCCATAGATGAAGCTTATCAAACGGTGATAAACATTGAGCGTCTACGTGCGAAAGGAGGCAAAGAGAAGGAAATTGTGATAGCTTTCAAGGTCGAATAAAAGGGTAGGTCGAGGTACGGAGACACCAGTGATAAGTTTTATACTCATTGTAATAGAGAGGGGCATGATGTGGGGTGTTGCTATCAACTAATTGGGTTCCCTGATTGGTGGGACGAGAAGAAAAGAGGGGGAAAAGGACCAGGAAGGGGCAGCAAAGGCTCTGGTGGCCGATGAGGAAGAGGACGCGACAATGGCTTGGAGACTACAACTAGAGCTAATGCCGTGACAGCAGCAAGTGCAACGGGTAGTGCAGAAAACAGTGGTACTGCAGTGCACGGGCATGGGAAAGCAGCTATGCAGGGGCTCGTTGGAGTTTCTAGTGAGCAAGTGCAACAGATTGTTGATATTTTATCTAAGCCTAAAGCCAAATTACAAGGTAATATAGACTTACGATGGATAGTTGACATCAGAGGGTCTAATCATGTGACGGGTAATATTTCGACTTTGAGAAATATCACGACATCGGAGCGTCTAATCATGTGACGGGTAATCATAtaacttgagtcctatgtttgatcacaagtcctaaaagattaaaatgaagtgtcattgtttggttgcttgtattttatgacttgttgttgtgtcttgagttcaccttgtgcATAAAATtcattaacgtaaagtgcaacccgaatgagcttcaaaactcttggaacgtatataccttgagtatgaacaatggggggagtcttgccgacaaacttgtactccttgaatgatacaagacattgtttcattctttcttttaagCGCGGGAATTCCATCGGTATGACCCgacatttatttattattttggtgtgtgGTTGGCTTCCAACacctttttcttgcttttatGGATACTTATTTTTACCCATTCGAAGCtaaagagtcgtgtcaagtgtcgagtcttgtctccatgattacttgttattaaaaggcttttgcatgtggactattatattgttgagtgaagcatgttagactaggatttcattttagcttgttcgtactcagctttcgcggacttcgtgcttcatgtttccttcggtcatggcctttaccttaatgaccctatgatgatccatcattgcatttacattgttggggagtagattttaaataacaggtttgtagagataaattgcgggagaagttatcgtCATGGGATTGAGTTTGAGAGATTGTTTCTCTTCcgcatttataaactctataattATTTTCTAGTCATGGCTACATTAATTACTTAAACTTTTAGTTAACGgattttaaactatttaatattttggttttgggcctaAATGGTTCTGAGTTGTACGATGGTCATTAACTATCTattatgtttgaaagttagttaaattccgctgcgtactTCAGGTAAATAGCCTTatccgttatcacggtggcggtaatatcttagtatttccttcattttaagttggaaaatgttctataaaaagcaaggaattattagggtgttacagttaGGTGATAAGCCTGCAGATTTTCTGATGGAGCAGAACCACAAACTGGCCTTAGCAGATGGAGAAAAGTATCGACACTTGATTGGCCGTTTGATCTACTTAGCAGTCACGCGGCCAGATTTGGCATACTCCGCACATATTCTGTCCCGATTTATGCAGAAACCGAAAGAGGAACATTGGGAATAGGCTCTGAGAGTAGTACGATATTTGAAAAAGTGTATGAACTAAGGGATTCTTCTCCGTTCTGACAGCGCATTGCAATTAGTAGGTTGGTGTGATTCGGATTGGGCAAGTTGTCACTTGACTCGCCGTTCATTGATTGGTTGGTTTGTGTTACTTGGTTTGTCACCTGTGTTTTGGAAGACTAAGAAACAACATATTGTTTCCCGTTCCTCTGCAGAAGCAGAATATCGTTCGATGGCAGCATTGACATGTGAGTTGAAGCGGTTGAAGCAACTACTACGAGATTTGGGAGTAGCGCACAAGCAAGGTATGAGTATGTTTTGTGACAGTCATCCAGCATTGCATATTGCACATAATCTTGTGCTTCTTGAGTGGACGAAGCACATTGAGTTAGATTGTCATTTTATTCGTGATGCGATCAAAGAGGGGACCATTTGTCCTTTGTATGTTTCTACGAAGGTACAGTTAGCATATATTTTCACAAAAGCTTTGGGaaaggtgaaatttgagttttttcTTGGCAAGATGGACATTCGAGATcttcatgctccaccttgagggagATGTTACGATATAATATTATGTTAATATTAAAGAGTCTTATTTATGTTATGTTACCTAAATATATATCCTATAGGATTTAGGTAAGTACGATGTATTGTACATACGATTGATATTAATGAGAATACGGAGGGCTTGAGCATTATTTGTCAACTACATATATGTAATtgtttgattgacctacaagttGAAATGGAAGATTGAAAAGTTATTTGGTTGACAAAATTATATAGAGTAGGAAATTGCTTATTTATCTACGTTCCGTTATATGAGTGGAACTTCGAATATTTGTTATGAGAAGTTAATTTCATAATCAACCAAATAATTTGGTGCACTTCCTTAAAAACAACGTTTtttcaaaacatgataattGTCTATGTACAACCAAACAAGCATCATATGACCATTCATATACTCCTTACTGTCTTGTTCTTCTTGTTCTACTCGATCTATATATTGAAAAAGTCAAACATAAAAACAAACTCAACCCTAATGTGTAAATGTgttaaaacttaaaaataaaaataaattttaatataTAAGAAATGGGATCCTTAAAATAATTTGCTCGTATGTTTATATTGTTCCAATTTTATCATATATTTCAAAGAAACAAGATTCTTTACCATTTATTGTAACCGGCTATGTAAATGAGCCAACAAAATTAGTTTTGATTGTATTGTACCTTAAGGTACAACTGGTTGTACATAAAAGTAGAAATTTCCAAAAAgagataaataaataattaaaataaaaagctAAACCTGTTGTTTTCAAACCTTTTAACaccataattagttaattacgTCATCAGATTAATCAACATTTGAAAGCAAATGAAGATATTTTTATCACAATTTTTCTCgtccaaaaaaaaagagggacTAATTACTTAAATTAAAAGTACAGGAGAAAAATATAGGGGCAGGAGAACGCAGGAAGTCCTCAGAGATTCCCTCTCCCACTTGACAGTTGTGTCTCCcccctttctttctctctcttcttcttcttcttcgctCATACGGAGTATCACAAATTCGGAaactcttctttctctctcttctttcccTCCCCTCGGAAGATCGGAGTTCGTCTCTCATGGCGTCGCTCCTTGAATCTGGATGGCAGGtcatttctctttttcttttacgAAATTTTTTATGCTCTCAAGCTTATATTTGATGTCATTTTCTGGTGTTTTTCAACAATATCTGATTAATCTCAATGTTCTCGAGTTTTCCGCTTCGTCGAAGTTagaatttgtatggtttgtttaTGCGATTACATTAGGTCAAGTCCTTTTTAGCATTACTCTTTAATTGGAATGGCAATTAGTTTGACATTTGTATTAATCTGTCGGAAAAAAGAGATTAGCAAATTCAACTTTTTTTGCTCTAGATTTTATTGTGTATTTTGCATACTTATTGTATTACATGCAAGATCATCTCGTTGTTGGAAGAAATGGTGAATTATGAGGATTATTTTGGTATATGAATCATCGAAACTCATTAGAGATACACAAAGTCCTACAATTATTACTATATTTCAATTCAGGAATGCAGGAGAATCTTGTCATAGTGAGATTCGTAATCGAAATCATATCTCAAATTGAAAACTCATCAATAGTGTACATTAATGTAGCTTCGTTGAAAGCTTTGGTTATGTGTAATCTTGTTTATGCAAGGATAAGGTGAATTGAATGAAGGTTATTTGGAAAGAGAAAGAGCTTAGGGATTGAGTATATTTGAAAAGAAGTTAAAGGAAGGTAAAAGCATATTGGAAGTAGGCTGAGAATTGAAGAGTCTTTAAAATACTAAGGATTAAGGAAGGCCATTGTCTAGTTGTTACTCTCTCCCCCACGCGCTGTCTTGGTTAGTTGTTCATAAAGTTTTAATCCTTTTCGATTAAGGTTTATTTCAGTTAGCTTTGTTAACATCATAGTGGCAGTAATTTCTTCCTAACACAAAATTTGATATTCAGATCACAATCTTGAGTGAGTATTAGCCAACTTTTTTGAGCGTAAATTCGAAGGATACGGCAGTGTGCCGTGTGCAGAAGATAGGGGAGGTGCTGGTTTtacctctttttattttttatttttttttatcaattagTTAATTCCGTGAACACCAAAACTAGAATTATGTTGATGAGTTAGAGGATAGCAAGCCGCTTCATTCCAAATGAACATCAAATAAATCACAAACATCGAGTGCAGAAAAAACTATGCCTCATCAGCATTAGTGCACCCGGAAGGCATCCTTCTAGGAAGGTTTTCACACTAGAATCCCATCTTGTGCTGAACCTTAGCCACAAATAACAGCCTCAGTGAAATACAGCTAGAGGCTCAGGGATAACCAATTATGTCTAGATTTTTTAACACAAGTTTTGGTATAACACTCTTGCATTCCTCTCTATTAATAAAGCATGAGCATAACCTGCAGTTTCAGTAAGCCAGTGCTCGTGATTTTCCTTGGCTTGTGTGTGCTACGGTGCTACCCTCTGCTCTGTTGTTTAGAACTTCATTAAGCTAGACTTTGCCAAATCTGTCCAGAGTGTCCACTTCTTTCATTCCGTGCCTTGCTCCATACTTTAGCAGTAAGCATTGTGCAGGTGCTTatgtagtactaattcaatttgCTCATTGCTTGGAACATCCTGTTTTTTCTCTGTATCACATGCTGGTTTGTCATATGTTCTCCTGTCTTTGTTCTCCAGTTCCTTATTCATCTTTTTTCTCCctaatttaatttatatttaaCTTGTCCACCTTATATTGCAGTATTTGGTCACTCATTTCAGCGACTTTCAATTGGCTTGCGTTGGAAGTTTCATCCTTCACGAGAGTGTCTTCTTCTTATCTGGACTCCCTTTTATATTGCTTGAGAGGGGAGGATACCTTAGCAAATACAAGATTCAGGTTCCAatcttttttttcttattgTCTATGTAGAATGGGAATGCTTGGCTTTTAAATAGATTTTTATGTCAAAAACTTTTTCCTTTCACTTCCTATTAAATAATTGTAGTCTACTGCTGCCACTAGATCTTCATCCTATGAGTACTTTGTGATGGAAAATTTATCCTGTTCTTAGTGGATTGATGATCATTGGACATTCACGTTGTTAAAAGTAATTGAATATGGagtatttaaattgttttctgcCTTATGAGTCAAAACTTGCTATAACTCTATGTCCTACAGAACAAAAATAGGCTATTGGAAGATATATATGTTACAATTTCCTGCACTAAGTATAAAAGATGTAGCATATGGTTTATTGCTTATTTGCAAATCATGAGCATTCTGGTTGGTCGCTTATCTCCTAGTTGTGGTCAATTGCAGGCGAAAAATAACCCACCTGAGGCTCAACAGAAATGCATCACACGCTTACTGTTGTACCACTTTTGTGTGAATCTGCCGGTGATGCTCTTATCGTATCCTGTCTTTAGAGCTATGGGGATGCGAAGTAGCCTACCCCTGCCATCCTGGTATCTACAGGTTCTTTATGTTGTAGCTTGTTTACTCTAATCTTCATGCTACCTAGTGACTAGTGTCTTGATGCCTTGGATAATCACtgctgctttttttttttactttcttttcttaTGTTTTGTGCAACGCTTGTGTCCATGCTATGCAATCTTTAGGTTGACTCTGGCTCTTTATTTTGCAGGAAAGAAGTGGTACCTCAGAtagtattttatttcattcttgAAGATTTTGTGTTTTACTGGGGACACAGGATATTGCATACAAAGTGGCTTTACCAGCATGTTCACAGTGTCCACCATGAGTGAGTCAGATTTTGAAGGCTTTTGGGATTCTTTATTATTTCAGATTCATGACTCTCATttggaattttttatttttttattttgatataCAGGTATGCTACGCCATTTGGACTGACTTCTGAATATGCTCATCCTGCTGAGATACTATTCCTTGGCTTTGCGACAATTGTCGGACCTGCTATTACAGGTCCCCATTTGTTTACTCTCTGGTTGTGGATGGTCCTTAGAGTGCTTGAGACCGTTGAGGCACACTGTGGCTATCACtttccttggagcccatcaAACTTCATTCCGTTATATGGAGGGTCTGCCTATGAATTTACTTCTTACTATCAAGTCAATTCAAATAGTTATTTGTCTGTATCATGTCATgtgattttgtttttttcttgtgCAGTTCCGATTTTCATGACTATCATCACCGCTTGTTGTTTACAAAGTCTGGGAACTACTCATCAACATTTATGTACATGGACTGGTAAGCATTTTTTTAAAGTTTCCTGATAAACGATAGCTATTCATGGAGgagattaaaatttaaaataattgcACTCCTTGGAATGAAGTATTAAGTGAGTCTGCTAGATCGTTCGTCTTTGCTTTGGTGATAGGGAGTAAGGATATAATTAGTCGCCATGGGGGGGAAAAAGGCATGTAGATAAAAGCAGATTATGTTTGACTTGACCTACTTCTGAGAAACTGAAGGCCTTGGCCTGCTAATTGCTTATGCATCATCAGTTAAGATGCTTCAGATTATTTCTTAATGGACTGA
This Spinacia oleracea cultivar Varoflay chromosome 6, BTI_SOV_V1, whole genome shotgun sequence DNA region includes the following protein-coding sequences:
- the LOC110787672 gene encoding methylsterol monooxygenase 2-2, translated to MASLLESGWQYLVTHFSDFQLACVGSFILHESVFFLSGLPFILLERGGYLSKYKIQAKNNPPEAQQKCITRLLLYHFCVNLPVMLLSYPVFRAMGMRSSLPLPSWKEVVPQIVFYFILEDFVFYWGHRILHTKWLYQHVHSVHHEYATPFGLTSEYAHPAEILFLGFATIVGPAITGPHLFTLWLWMVLRVLETVEAHCGYHFPWSPSNFIPLYGGSDFHDYHHRLLFTKSGNYSSTFMYMDWIFGTDNGYRTLKALKTAEADGKKM